A single genomic interval of uncultured Desulfobacter sp. harbors:
- a CDS encoding Ada metal-binding domain-containing protein, producing MKKFIIGALVLLIGVPAFSFTFFNFLNFSAGLIPVLMILGGAIAVYLGIEELKQTDNSEAEVELPEKKPTNIIEEHAGNSEETSEPVLDKQDIQPATEPIEKTEEKGTDTPDEQPESPNGQSKPEIQQDAESSVPVAEAPANENVQFKGNIETLVFHSVTCNFASGKNCSMDFTTREEAEAEGYKPCKICMPDA from the coding sequence ATGAAAAAATTTATCATCGGTGCCTTGGTACTACTTATTGGTGTACCTGCTTTTTCGTTCACTTTTTTTAATTTTTTAAATTTTTCGGCAGGACTGATTCCTGTGTTGATGATCCTTGGCGGTGCTATTGCAGTATATCTTGGCATTGAGGAACTCAAGCAGACAGACAACAGTGAGGCAGAGGTTGAACTACCGGAGAAAAAACCTACGAACATAATAGAAGAACACGCCGGAAATTCAGAAGAAACAAGCGAACCTGTCCTCGACAAACAAGATATCCAACCGGCAACGGAACCAATCGAAAAAACAGAAGAAAAGGGTACAGACACACCAGATGAGCAGCCGGAATCACCGAATGGACAGTCGAAGCCGGAAATACAGCAAGACGCTGAATCCTCAGTGCCCGTAGCGGAGGCACCTGCCAACGAAAACGTTCAATTTAAAGGAAATATTGAAACCCTGGTTTTCCACAGCGTGACGTGTAATTTTGCCAGTGGTAAAAATTGCAGCATGGATTTTACCACCAGGGAAGAGGCTGAAGCCGAGGGCTACAAACCCTGTAAAATATGCATGCCTGACGCTTAA
- a CDS encoding ATPase translates to MITVIPDISAVYQMVNFLVLLFLLNLVLFKPVRNVIIERKSKVGTLSSGAEKASADLEKQKDDYEKGLRQARGEGLKKKEVFIEEASAQEKEIITRINQKAQANFAQIKAQVAEESEQARKALEAEVEVYAKTIGEKILGRAC, encoded by the coding sequence ATGATCACTGTGATTCCTGATATATCAGCGGTATATCAGATGGTTAATTTTCTTGTCCTGCTATTCCTCCTCAACCTGGTTCTGTTCAAACCCGTTCGAAATGTCATTATCGAAAGAAAGTCCAAGGTCGGCACTTTAAGTTCAGGTGCTGAAAAGGCCTCGGCTGATCTTGAAAAACAAAAGGATGACTACGAGAAAGGGTTGAGACAGGCAAGGGGTGAAGGCCTCAAGAAAAAAGAGGTTTTCATTGAGGAGGCGTCTGCCCAGGAAAAGGAAATTATTACCCGGATCAATCAGAAAGCGCAGGCTAACTTTGCCCAAATCAAGGCACAGGTGGCTGAAGAAAGCGAACAGGCCCGTAAAGCGCTTGAGGCCGAGGTTGAGGTTTATGCCAAAACCATCGGAGAAAAGATACTCGGGAGGGCATGTTAA
- a CDS encoding U32 family peptidase: MSSQPSKPPIILAPAGDTHSFLAAIAAGADAIYCGLKIFSARMEAGNFSIEELARLTKFAHSKGVQVYVAFNSIIKESETEKVLRILDKLTRYADVDALIIQDTAMVSLAGQAGFKGQLHLSTLGNCTHPAGLEAAQKTGFSRVVLPREFNLDEIRAMAAAAPGNMDLEIFVHGALCYSVSGRCYWSSWFGGKSSLRGRCVQPCRRLYEQNGKKARYFSCMDLSADVLAKVLKEIPNISTWKIEGRKKSPHYVYYTVMAYKLLRDAPDQKKQALSFLAYALGREGSHYNLLSHRVSNPLDHGSETGSGLFLGRIKNPENPYFISREALLPGDLLRIGYEEESFHQIQKVTRAIPKKGKYFLSSKKGKRIKKGTSVFIIDRRGRELETKLSRLGAELSEIPKVTIKPSTLSVTHKNAGGSVTSSSPTSGHRRKRQPDIYEMDVFRKKPSGLKTHNDTGFWISANSYGIKVQAQAWLWLDPVLFPDEEKICQNYIKTALKKGAKNFVLNSPWQITLFDNPQRLNIWAGPFCNITNCLAVEMLKRQGFSGAIVSPELDSQTLLSLPGRCCLPLGAVCRANWPLAISRIAAPNLDLGKGFTSPMGEIAWTSKHNATYHTFPNWPLDLSSKTGELKQAGFVMLVNIFENIPKGIRMKSRPGTWNWHLKLL, from the coding sequence ATGAGCAGTCAACCATCAAAACCACCGATAATCCTGGCACCTGCCGGGGATACCCACTCTTTTCTTGCTGCAATAGCGGCTGGTGCAGACGCAATTTACTGCGGCCTTAAAATATTTTCAGCCCGTATGGAAGCCGGCAATTTTTCCATTGAAGAATTGGCAAGACTGACCAAGTTTGCCCATTCAAAAGGGGTTCAGGTATATGTTGCCTTTAACTCTATCATCAAGGAATCCGAAACCGAAAAGGTACTTCGTATTCTTGACAAGCTTACCCGGTATGCAGATGTCGATGCCCTGATTATTCAGGATACTGCCATGGTCAGTCTTGCCGGCCAGGCAGGATTCAAAGGTCAACTTCATCTGTCCACCCTGGGCAATTGCACCCATCCTGCCGGACTTGAGGCGGCTCAAAAAACGGGCTTTTCCCGGGTGGTGCTGCCACGAGAATTCAACCTTGATGAAATCAGAGCCATGGCAGCAGCTGCCCCCGGGAACATGGATCTAGAGATATTTGTTCATGGGGCGCTTTGCTACTCCGTATCAGGCCGGTGTTACTGGAGTTCCTGGTTTGGCGGAAAAAGTTCCCTGCGGGGCCGTTGCGTTCAGCCCTGCCGGCGACTTTATGAACAAAATGGGAAAAAGGCCCGGTACTTCTCATGCATGGATCTGTCCGCGGATGTACTGGCCAAAGTGCTCAAGGAAATTCCCAACATCAGTACCTGGAAAATTGAAGGCAGAAAAAAAAGCCCCCATTATGTTTACTATACGGTGATGGCTTATAAACTGCTCAGGGATGCGCCGGACCAAAAAAAACAGGCGTTGTCGTTTTTAGCGTATGCGTTGGGAAGAGAGGGCAGCCATTACAATCTCTTATCCCATCGGGTATCAAATCCTCTGGATCATGGGTCTGAAACGGGCTCCGGACTGTTTTTAGGCCGGATAAAAAACCCTGAAAATCCATATTTTATTTCAAGGGAGGCGCTTCTGCCGGGGGATCTTTTACGTATCGGATATGAAGAAGAAAGCTTTCACCAAATCCAGAAGGTGACCCGGGCTATCCCTAAAAAAGGAAAATATTTTTTATCTTCAAAAAAAGGCAAGCGCATCAAAAAAGGAACCTCTGTTTTTATTATTGACCGCAGGGGACGAGAGCTGGAAACAAAATTATCACGCCTTGGTGCCGAACTCAGTGAAATTCCCAAGGTAACAATCAAACCGTCGACCCTGTCCGTTACCCACAAAAATGCAGGGGGCAGCGTAACATCATCAAGCCCAACAAGTGGTCATAGAAGAAAAAGACAGCCTGATATCTATGAAATGGATGTTTTCAGAAAAAAACCTTCGGGCTTAAAAACACACAACGACACGGGTTTCTGGATTTCTGCAAACAGCTACGGAATCAAAGTCCAGGCCCAGGCCTGGTTGTGGCTGGATCCTGTGCTTTTCCCCGATGAGGAAAAAATATGTCAAAACTATATAAAAACCGCATTAAAAAAAGGGGCAAAAAACTTTGTACTCAATTCCCCCTGGCAGATAACCCTGTTTGATAATCCCCAAAGGCTCAACATCTGGGCCGGGCCCTTTTGCAATATCACCAATTGCCTTGCAGTGGAAATGCTCAAGCGCCAAGGTTTTTCCGGGGCCATCGTAAGTCCGGAACTGGATAGCCAGACTCTTTTGTCCCTGCCGGGACGCTGCTGTCTGCCTTTGGGGGCGGTCTGCCGGGCCAACTGGCCCCTGGCCATATCAAGGATTGCAGCCCCAAACCTGGATCTTGGTAAAGGCTTTACCAGCCCCATGGGAGAAATTGCCTGGACCAGCAAACACAATGCAACCTACCACACCTTCCCCAACTGGCCCCTGGACCTGTCGTCCAAAACCGGTGAGTTAAAACAGGCAGGCTTTGTCATGCTCGTTAATATATTTGAAAATATACCTAAAGGCATCCGGATGAAATCACGCCCGGGCACCTGGAACTGGCACTTGAAACTGCTTTAA
- a CDS encoding rod shape-determining protein: MNFVTDTLLGAFSNDLAIDLGTANTLVYVKGKGIVLSEPSVVAVKTDNRAKNKVLAVGLEAKRMLGRTPGNIVAIRPMRDGVIADFAVTEAMLKHFIRKVHNNRKTLVRPRIIIAVPSGITQVEKRAVRESAESAGAREVFLIEEPMAAAIGAGLPITEPTCNMVVDIGGGTTEVAVISLAGIVYTQSLRVAGDKMDASISQHIKRKYNLLIGERTAEIIKTTIGNAYPDPEHLETIEVKGRDLVSGIPKILAIDSEEVRVAISEQIEAIVETVRIALEQTPPELAADIVDSGIVLTGGGALLKNLDKLIQEKCGLPIVVADDPLSTVALGCGKALDCIEILKEVVIS; encoded by the coding sequence ATGAACTTTGTAACTGATACTTTGCTTGGGGCCTTTTCCAATGATCTGGCCATTGATCTTGGCACTGCAAATACGCTGGTTTATGTCAAGGGCAAAGGAATTGTATTAAGTGAACCTTCAGTGGTGGCGGTTAAAACGGACAACCGGGCCAAAAACAAAGTGCTGGCGGTGGGGCTGGAAGCAAAGCGTATGCTGGGAAGGACGCCGGGCAATATTGTGGCCATCCGACCTATGCGAGACGGTGTAATTGCTGATTTCGCAGTCACTGAAGCCATGCTCAAGCACTTTATCCGTAAAGTTCATAACAACAGAAAAACGCTGGTGCGTCCAAGGATTATTATTGCCGTACCTTCCGGGATCACCCAGGTGGAAAAACGAGCGGTCAGGGAAAGTGCGGAATCCGCTGGTGCCAGGGAGGTTTTTCTCATAGAAGAACCCATGGCTGCAGCAATCGGCGCAGGCCTTCCCATTACGGAACCCACCTGCAATATGGTTGTGGACATCGGCGGGGGAACCACTGAGGTGGCGGTCATCTCTCTGGCCGGGATTGTCTATACCCAATCCCTGAGAGTGGCCGGGGACAAGATGGATGCCTCCATCAGCCAGCATATCAAACGCAAATATAATTTGCTCATCGGCGAAAGAACCGCAGAAATTATCAAAACAACCATTGGCAATGCCTATCCTGATCCGGAACACCTTGAGACCATTGAAGTCAAGGGCAGGGATTTGGTTTCCGGAATTCCTAAAATATTGGCCATTGATTCCGAAGAAGTTCGGGTGGCTATTTCCGAGCAGATTGAAGCGATTGTCGAAACCGTTCGCATTGCTCTGGAACAAACCCCGCCGGAACTGGCAGCTGATATCGTGGACTCCGGCATTGTTTTAACCGGTGGCGGTGCCTTGTTGAAAAACCTGGACAAATTGATTCAAGAAAAATGCGGTCTTCCCATTGTCGTGGCTGATGACCCCTTATCCACAGTGGCACTGGGTTGCGGCAAAGCCCTCGACTGTATAGAAATTCTTAAAGAAGTGGTCATCAGCTAA
- the rodA gene encoding rod shape-determining protein RodA, with protein MFDRRLVSNFDWGFLLVIFFICISGLTILYSAVTAGYDGTALHPLFKRQVVWLAVGFVIMMGCLVIDFKEFAKLHFLIYAACVGLLVATWLVGHTGGGSQRWLVLGPVRIQTSELMKISLIISLASVFADSISPEGLGFRNLIKPAILCIIPFGLIFIQPDLGTGLLLLLIAGCLTIFVKVEKKVLFILGGVGLSLVPLVWFFGLKDYQKDRILTFLNPERDPLGTGYHIIQSKIAIGSGMLTGKGFLHGTQNALNFLPEQHTDFILSVLAEEWGLAGCAVLLTLYFILLFWGVNISYNCRNMFGSLLAMGITIMIFWQIFINVGMVMGLMPVVGVPLPLVSYGGSSVVTNMVGFGILLNISMRKFNTA; from the coding sequence ATGTTTGACCGCCGTCTCGTATCAAATTTTGATTGGGGATTTCTTTTAGTTATTTTTTTTATTTGCATTTCGGGGCTGACCATCCTTTATTCGGCGGTGACAGCCGGATATGACGGAACTGCACTGCACCCCCTCTTTAAAAGACAGGTTGTTTGGCTTGCCGTTGGGTTTGTCATCATGATGGGTTGCCTTGTCATTGATTTTAAGGAGTTTGCTAAATTGCATTTCCTTATATATGCCGCATGTGTCGGACTTTTGGTGGCCACCTGGCTTGTGGGGCATACCGGCGGGGGTTCCCAGCGCTGGCTGGTGTTGGGTCCTGTCCGGATACAGACCTCGGAACTGATGAAAATTTCTTTGATAATCAGCTTGGCTTCGGTGTTCGCAGATAGTATCAGTCCCGAAGGTTTAGGCTTCAGGAATCTTATCAAACCTGCGATTTTATGCATTATCCCCTTTGGCCTCATTTTTATTCAGCCCGATCTTGGTACCGGGCTTTTACTTCTGCTTATCGCCGGCTGTCTTACCATATTTGTAAAAGTCGAAAAAAAAGTTTTATTTATTCTGGGGGGGGTGGGGCTCTCCCTGGTTCCCTTGGTATGGTTTTTTGGTCTTAAGGATTATCAGAAAGACAGGATTTTAACCTTTTTAAATCCTGAGCGGGACCCTCTTGGTACAGGTTATCACATCATCCAGTCCAAGATTGCCATAGGTTCCGGCATGCTTACCGGGAAGGGTTTTCTCCATGGGACCCAGAATGCTTTAAATTTTCTGCCTGAACAGCATACGGATTTTATTCTTTCCGTATTGGCCGAAGAGTGGGGGCTTGCGGGATGTGCTGTGCTGTTGACGCTTTATTTTATCTTGCTGTTTTGGGGGGTCAACATCTCTTATAATTGCCGAAATATGTTTGGCTCCCTTTTGGCCATGGGAATTACCATTATGATATTTTGGCAGATTTTTATCAATGTCGGTATGGTGATGGGCCTGATGCCGGTGGTCGGGGTGCCTTTACCCCTTGTTTCCTATGGGGGATCCTCGGTTGTAACCAACATGGTTGGCTTTGGTATTTTGCTGAATATCAGCATGCGAAAATTCAACACGGCCTGA
- a CDS encoding Nif11-like leader peptide family natural product precursor, with amino-acid sequence MTIQNALNFIRQGQHDSDFRNKLVNADTSRTRQEILDQNDLIFTPEEFEEAFSLSLFKCQHQEDADALTDFRMWWIMLYRSPDSGVTSP; translated from the coding sequence ATGACAATTCAAAATGCCCTTAACTTTATCCGGCAAGGACAACATGACAGTGATTTTAGAAACAAGCTGGTAAATGCAGACACCAGCCGCACACGGCAAGAAATTCTGGATCAAAATGATTTAATTTTCACCCCGGAAGAGTTTGAAGAGGCATTTTCCTTAAGCCTTTTTAAATGTCAACACCAGGAAGATGCTGATGCCCTGACGGATTTTAGGATGTGGTGGATCATGTTATACCGAAGTCCTGATTCCGGTGTTACGTCGCCCTGA
- a CDS encoding LD-carboxypeptidase produces MKTRVEPVFCSLKPKDVIGVAAPSARFDAQAFEKGVQCLESMGFQVYIPNGVTGRHRYLAGTDRQRADVLNLLFADPGIKGIIAARGGFGAMRLLPLLDWDSIAGNPKLFMGFSDTTALISSLVSKAGICALHAPNLVSLGRADKKTLDSFAKTLTGCFTRIDLPSDQVLAGGRATGRLVGGNLSTLVHMIGTAYQPDFRGSIIFMEDVGEPAYKIDRMLTQMKMAGVLDGVKGVVTGSFENCDNDAYIPEIIQEVFFDANIPICMGIDVGHGAVNLSLPMGGNAILDADHAYLEWDFSVK; encoded by the coding sequence ATGAAAACACGCGTAGAACCCGTTTTTTGCAGTTTAAAACCCAAAGATGTCATTGGCGTGGCCGCACCATCGGCCAGGTTTGATGCGCAGGCGTTCGAAAAAGGGGTCCAGTGTCTCGAATCCATGGGGTTTCAAGTTTACATCCCCAACGGCGTAACAGGTCGCCACAGATATCTTGCCGGTACGGACCGGCAACGGGCGGATGTGCTTAATTTGCTGTTTGCCGACCCTGGGATTAAAGGCATCATTGCGGCAAGGGGCGGATTTGGTGCCATGCGCCTTTTGCCGTTGCTGGATTGGGATTCCATTGCCGGAAATCCGAAATTGTTTATGGGATTTTCAGATACCACGGCTTTGATCAGTTCCCTGGTGTCCAAAGCCGGGATCTGTGCCCTGCACGCGCCAAACTTGGTTTCCCTTGGCCGGGCGGATAAAAAGACATTAGACAGTTTTGCAAAAACGTTGACAGGCTGCTTTACGCGTATTGATCTGCCTTCTGATCAGGTGCTTGCGGGGGGTCGTGCCACAGGACGGCTTGTGGGCGGAAATCTATCCACCCTTGTTCATATGATCGGGACAGCTTATCAGCCTGATTTTAGGGGCAGCATTATTTTTATGGAGGACGTGGGTGAACCGGCATACAAGATTGACCGGATGCTGACCCAGATGAAAATGGCCGGTGTGCTGGACGGTGTCAAAGGGGTTGTGACCGGGTCTTTTGAAAATTGTGACAATGACGCCTATATCCCCGAGATAATTCAAGAGGTGTTTTTTGACGCAAACATTCCGATCTGCATGGGAATTGATGTGGGGCACGGGGCGGTTAACCTTTCCCTTCCCATGGGGGGCAACGCTATCCTGGATGCAGACCATGCATATCTTGAATGGGATTTTAGCGTAAAATGA
- a CDS encoding cupin domain-containing protein → MAKKWGEHMFAIHDENGYVVPVEGIEMKTLVYGEKTLLVRFKMTKGALLPSHNHPHEQTGYLVSGRINLYIGHECRNAGPGDSWCIESGVEHRAEVLEDSVAIEVFSPVREDYLPVT, encoded by the coding sequence ATGGCAAAAAAATGGGGAGAGCACATGTTTGCAATTCATGATGAAAACGGCTATGTCGTGCCCGTGGAAGGCATTGAGATGAAAACCTTGGTATATGGGGAGAAAACTCTTTTGGTCCGGTTTAAAATGACCAAAGGAGCTTTGCTGCCCTCCCACAACCATCCCCACGAGCAGACCGGATATCTCGTTTCCGGGCGCATCAATCTTTACATTGGGCATGAATGCCGCAATGCCGGCCCCGGAGATTCCTGGTGCATTGAATCCGGGGTCGAGCACCGTGCTGAAGTCCTGGAAGACAGCGTCGCCATTGAGGTTTTTTCACCGGTACGGGAAGATTACCTGCCTGTAACCTGA
- the mreC gene encoding rod shape-determining protein MreC, giving the protein MFSRRIMMIVGVGFFIAVALTVITMSSRESLSAGGVERLAITITSPFQFVTSRIIGFTESVWQTYFSCVLAVEENQALRREVSKALHTANRCKELELENARLKKFVNFQSSMPAAYVAAQVIARDPSPWFKTIMIDKGEKDGLIKGLPVLVSEGIVGQIIKVSGRFSRVLLITDRNSAVDALIQETRVRGMVKGNNEDTCSFVYTLRKDPVQQGQVIVSSGLDQVFPKGLRIGTVLDVKKNYSQLFQDIIIKTAVDFDRLEEVLVYKNADMLLQNE; this is encoded by the coding sequence ATGTTTTCCAGGCGGATCATGATGATTGTCGGCGTGGGCTTTTTTATTGCGGTGGCGCTCACCGTAATTACTATGTCCAGCCGGGAGAGCCTGTCGGCGGGTGGTGTTGAAAGGCTTGCCATAACCATTACGTCTCCTTTTCAGTTTGTGACCTCCCGTATTATCGGGTTTACTGAATCGGTATGGCAGACCTATTTTTCCTGTGTGCTGGCCGTGGAAGAGAACCAGGCATTGAGACGTGAGGTATCAAAGGCCCTACACACAGCCAATAGATGCAAAGAGCTTGAGCTTGAAAATGCCCGTTTAAAGAAATTTGTCAATTTCCAAAGTTCAATGCCCGCCGCTTATGTGGCAGCCCAGGTGATTGCACGGGATCCGTCTCCCTGGTTTAAAACCATTATGATTGATAAGGGGGAAAAAGACGGGTTAATCAAAGGTCTTCCGGTACTGGTGTCGGAAGGCATCGTAGGGCAAATTATTAAAGTGTCCGGCCGTTTTTCCCGGGTGCTGCTGATTACCGACCGCAATTCGGCTGTTGATGCGCTGATCCAGGAGACCCGGGTTCGCGGCATGGTCAAGGGCAATAATGAAGACACCTGTTCCTTTGTATATACATTGAGAAAAGATCCGGTGCAACAAGGACAGGTTATTGTCTCCTCAGGGTTGGATCAGGTATTCCCAAAAGGATTGAGAATCGGAACGGTACTTGATGTAAAAAAAAATTATTCCCAGTTATTTCAGGATATCATCATAAAAACTGCTGTAGATTTTGACAGGCTTGAAGAAGTGCTGGTATATAAAAATGCCGACATGCTGTTACAGAATGAATAA
- a CDS encoding serine hydrolase domain-containing protein has product MTLRAFQKIDNAMANAVTDGVFPGAVLLWANRNHVFYHKAFGVTDIRFGEPVTLDTVFDLASLTKPLVTALAVADLIASGQLSRKTCLKDALPAACGTSKAEITIDMLLRHRSGLPAHRPYFKSLPAPVPGIAAGKCLRQLVLEEPLEYEPGSKEIYSDLGFILLAWVVEHLSGVRLDTFVNDRIFAPLNIYDLFFNPLCSDLTRPEKDKSSLVFAATSRCPWRGKMMLGEVEDENAWAAGGIEGHAGLFGTAAGVHRLCCRILHALENEETKVINSTVIRCFADTINGMGRPAGFDSPSEGNASSGRFFSKRSIGHLGFTGTSFWIDPDNGLITVLLTNRVHPSRENTDIRKFRPMIHDLIASAYKDNIQE; this is encoded by the coding sequence ATGACACTTCGGGCGTTTCAAAAGATTGATAACGCCATGGCCAATGCTGTGACTGACGGTGTGTTTCCGGGTGCTGTGCTGCTGTGGGCGAACAGGAATCATGTTTTTTATCACAAGGCCTTTGGTGTAACAGACATAAGGTTTGGGGAACCTGTCACATTGGATACGGTTTTTGATTTGGCCTCCCTAACCAAGCCCCTGGTCACAGCCTTGGCTGTGGCAGATCTGATTGCATCAGGGCAGTTATCCCGGAAAACTTGTTTAAAGGACGCCTTGCCGGCTGCCTGTGGAACGAGCAAAGCCGAGATCACCATTGACATGTTGCTGCGTCACAGGTCCGGTCTGCCGGCTCATCGTCCGTATTTTAAATCGCTGCCTGCCCCTGTCCCCGGCATAGCGGCGGGAAAGTGCTTGCGGCAGTTGGTGCTGGAAGAACCCCTGGAATATGAGCCCGGTTCTAAGGAAATTTACAGTGATCTGGGATTTATTCTCTTGGCCTGGGTGGTGGAGCATCTGTCCGGTGTCCGGCTGGATACATTTGTTAATGACCGGATCTTTGCGCCTTTAAACATTTATGATTTGTTTTTTAATCCGCTTTGCTCTGATTTGACAAGGCCCGAGAAGGATAAGTCTTCCCTTGTTTTTGCCGCGACCTCCCGTTGTCCCTGGCGAGGGAAAATGATGCTGGGGGAGGTGGAAGATGAAAATGCCTGGGCTGCAGGCGGCATTGAAGGGCATGCCGGTTTATTTGGCACGGCTGCCGGGGTTCATCGCCTGTGTTGCCGGATCCTGCACGCACTTGAAAACGAAGAAACCAAAGTAATAAATTCTACGGTTATTCGCTGTTTTGCCGATACAATTAATGGGATGGGACGTCCGGCAGGATTTGATTCCCCAAGTGAAGGAAACGCGTCATCAGGTCGTTTTTTTTCTAAACGATCTATCGGACACTTAGGCTTTACCGGCACATCCTTCTGGATAGATCCCGATAACGGTCTGATCACGGTGCTTTTGACCAACCGGGTTCATCCGAGCCGGGAAAATACTGATATAAGGAAATTCAGGCCTATGATTCATGATCTGATCGCATCTGCTTATAAGGATAATATACAGGAGTGA
- the mrdA gene encoding penicillin-binding protein 2, producing the protein MGVINKNSDRDWIKPRYIGAGLCIVFIFGVLFLRLVYLQMIHGEEYRRLSMTNCVRLKSIKSSRGLIYDRNHNLLVDNRPAFDLTIVLEDANPLKQTLERLAELTGDSDEDLMATIKKAGRAAFYKPLVLKRDITRDLLAVIEAHQFDLPGIHIDIEPTRNYIHKKTAAHLIGYLGQINKEELASGKFPNVRSGDSIGRYGVEKSFEADLQGKRGGHQVEVDVNGRVIKILKTVEPVSGKDLVLTLDLPLQQKAESLLGENDGAVVALDPSNGDVLVMASSPSFDQNDFIGGISSKKWQVLRDDPGRPMNNKAIQAEYPPASTYKTITALAGLEEKVIDHNSTFFCPGFYKFGNRRYHCWNRYGHGNLNVVDAIAQSCDVFFYQTGEKVGVDALARYAHGSGLGRLTGIRLAHERPGLIPTSAWKKKRFKEPWQAGETLSISIGQGFNLVTPLQMAVFISAVGNNGTLYRPRIVRSVQDAKGQVIRQIEPDITGGLPASKKNLAIVRQGLLDVVHGNRGTARRIRLPGIQIAGKTGTAQVFSRKAGEKFDNKKLRRTLQDHAWFVCYAPAQDPKIAIAVIIEHGEHGSSAAAPVAKELIHAYLGDPDVPTAVVKHDQAHME; encoded by the coding sequence GTGGGCGTAATCAATAAAAATTCAGATAGGGATTGGATCAAGCCTCGATATATAGGGGCCGGTCTGTGCATTGTTTTTATTTTTGGCGTTCTTTTTTTAAGGCTTGTTTATCTACAGATGATCCATGGGGAAGAGTATCGGCGGCTGTCAATGACCAATTGTGTCCGGCTTAAAAGTATAAAATCCTCCAGGGGACTGATTTATGACCGCAATCATAATCTTCTCGTGGACAACCGGCCGGCCTTTGATTTGACCATTGTACTGGAGGATGCCAACCCCCTGAAGCAAACCCTTGAGCGTCTGGCTGAACTGACCGGCGATTCCGATGAAGACCTGATGGCAACCATAAAAAAAGCGGGGAGAGCGGCATTTTACAAGCCACTTGTCCTTAAGCGGGACATAACAAGGGATCTGCTTGCGGTCATAGAGGCCCATCAGTTTGACCTGCCAGGTATTCACATTGATATTGAACCCACCAGAAATTATATCCATAAGAAAACCGCTGCCCATCTTATAGGCTATCTTGGCCAGATAAATAAGGAAGAACTGGCTTCCGGTAAATTTCCTAATGTCCGGTCCGGAGACTCCATTGGTCGGTACGGGGTTGAAAAAAGCTTTGAGGCGGATCTGCAGGGCAAAAGGGGGGGGCACCAGGTCGAAGTGGACGTAAACGGCCGTGTGATAAAGATACTTAAGACTGTGGAACCTGTTTCCGGAAAGGATCTGGTCCTGACATTGGATCTACCACTTCAGCAAAAGGCTGAAAGCTTGCTTGGGGAAAATGATGGGGCCGTTGTGGCCCTTGATCCGTCAAACGGAGATGTTTTGGTTATGGCATCATCGCCTAGTTTTGACCAGAATGACTTTATTGGCGGGATCTCCAGTAAGAAATGGCAGGTGTTAAGAGATGATCCGGGCAGACCCATGAACAACAAGGCAATTCAGGCCGAATATCCCCCGGCGTCCACATATAAAACGATCACGGCCCTGGCAGGGCTTGAAGAAAAGGTCATTGACCACAATTCAACCTTTTTTTGTCCGGGATTTTATAAGTTTGGCAACCGGCGCTATCATTGTTGGAATAGATACGGACATGGCAATTTAAATGTTGTGGATGCCATTGCCCAATCCTGCGATGTGTTTTTTTATCAGACCGGCGAAAAAGTTGGGGTCGATGCCCTGGCAAGGTATGCACATGGCTCTGGTCTGGGGAGGTTGACCGGCATCCGGCTGGCCCATGAGCGTCCGGGTTTGATCCCCACTTCAGCATGGAAAAAAAAGCGGTTCAAGGAACCCTGGCAGGCGGGTGAAACCTTGTCCATCAGTATCGGTCAGGGGTTTAATCTGGTTACCCCTTTGCAGATGGCGGTGTTTATTTCTGCGGTTGGGAATAATGGGACCCTTTATCGGCCAAGGATCGTCAGGTCCGTTCAGGATGCAAAAGGGCAGGTGATAAGGCAAATTGAACCCGATATTACCGGTGGGTTGCCGGCGTCCAAAAAAAATTTAGCCATTGTGCGACAAGGGCTTTTAGACGTTGTTCATGGGAACCGTGGCACTGCCCGGCGCATCCGTCTTCCCGGCATTCAAATTGCCGGAAAAACAGGTACGGCACAGGTTTTTTCCCGCAAAGCCGGAGAAAAGTTTGATAACAAAAAATTGAGGCGCACCCTCCAGGATCATGCCTGGTTTGTCTGTTATGCGCCTGCACAGGACCCTAAAATAGCCATTGCCGTGATCATTGAACATGGGGAGCATGGATCCAGTGCGGCTGCTCCTGTTGCAAAAGAGTTGATTCATGCCTATCTCGGGGACCCTGACGTCCCAACTGCCGTGGTCAAGCACGACCAGGCTCATATGGAGTGA